From a region of the Castanea sativa cultivar Marrone di Chiusa Pesio chromosome 10, ASM4071231v1 genome:
- the LOC142613755 gene encoding 7,8-epoxymelianol synthase CYP88A154-like, with product MEIELLWLILSVLLGGYVFVFGFLRRFNEWYYVRRLGKTQYPLPPGDMGWPYLGGLPTFLKAFKSDDPDSYIYNLVSKYGRTGIYKTYMFGKPSVIVCTPETCRKVLTNDDQFKLGYPKATTILTGKSFHGITNAEHKRLRRLTTAPINGHEALSGYIDLIEGIVVNSLEEWASMNRPVELLAELRGVAFKVITNIFISTYSESVITSVENLYTDLNAGIKSQAINLPGFVFHRALKARKKLVKIFQSVLDKKRATMKDNTNQTDAKKDMMDLLMGVKDEDGKQLADLDIIDLLIVFMLAGHESSAHGALWSIIYLSENPEVFKIAKEEQEKIMKRRPSTQKGLSLKEIRQMEYLSKVIDEMLRRTSISFSVFREAKEDVNMNGYLVPKGWKVLVWNRGVHMDPETYANPKEFDPSRWDNHKPRAGSFLPFGAGSRICPGSDLAKLEIAIFLHHYILNYNVERLNPGCPVKYLPVARPTDMCLAKIIKVT from the exons ATGGAGATAGAGCTGTTGTGGTTGATACTTTCAGTTCTGTTGGGTGGCTATGTCTTTGTGTTTGGGTTTCTCAGGAGATTCAATGAGTGGTATTATGTTAGAAGGCTGGGGAAAACACAATATCCTCTCCCTCCTGGGGATATGGGGTGGCCTTACCTTGGGGGTCTTCCAACTTTCCTCAAAGCTTTCAAATCTGATGACCCTGATTCCTACATATACAACCTTGTTtccaa ATATGGCCGGACAGGTATCTACAAAACATACATGTTTGGGAAGCCAAGTGTGATTGTTTGTACCCCAGAAACAtgtaggaaagttttgacaaatGATGACCAATTCAAACTAGGTTATCCTAAAGCAACAACAATCCTTACAGGTAAATCCTTCCATGGCATTACAAATGCTGAGCACAAACGATTGCGCCGGCTAACCACAGCTCCCATCAATGGCCATGAGGCACTGTCTGGATATATAGATCTTATAGAGGGCATAGTGGTTAATTCTTTGGAGGAGTGGGCTAGCATGAATCGGCCAGTCGAGCTCTTGGCAGAGTTGAGAGGGGTTGCCTTTAAAGTCATTACAAACATTTTCATCAGTACATATAGTGAATCAGTTATAACATCAGTAGAGAACTTGTACACAGACTTAAATGCAGGAATAAAGTCTCAGGCCATTAATCTTCCGGGATTTGTATTCCACAGAGCACTCAAG GCACGAAAGAAGTTGGTGAAGATATTCCAATCTGTACTAGACAAAAAGAGGGCCACGATGAAAGACAACACCAATCAAACAGATGCGAAAAAAGATATGATGGATTTACTTATGGGAGTCAAAGACGAAGATGGTAAACAATTGGCGGATTTGGATATTATAGATTTATTAATCGTGTTCATGTTAGCTGGTCATGAAAGCTCAGCCCATGGTGCATTATGGTCAATCATTTATCTATCAGAAAATCCAGAGGTCTTCAAAATAGCAAAG GAAGAGCAAGAGAAGATCATGAAGAGAAGACCATCTACACAAAAAGGGCTTAGCCTTAAAGAGATTAGACAAATGGAATATCTTTCAAAG GTAATTGATGAGATGCTGCGCAGAACTAGCATctcattttcagttttcagaGAGGCGAAAGAGGATGTTAATATGAATG GTTATCTAGTTCCAAAAGGATGGAAAGTTTTAGTCTGGAATAGAGGTGTTCATATGGATCCTGAAACCTATGCAAACCCAAAGGAATTTGATCCTTCAAGATGGGAT AATCATAAACCCAGAGCTGGAAGTTTCCTTCCATTTGGAGCAGGAAGTAGGATATGCCCTGGAAGTGATCTGGCCAAGCTTGAGATCGCCATTTTCCTTCATCATTATATCCTTAACTACAA TGTGGAGCGACTTAATCCAGGTTGCCCAGTGAAGTATTTACCGGTAGCAAGGCCGACAGACATGTGCCTTGCAAAAATCATCAAAGTCACATAA